One window of Desulfarculus baarsii DSM 2075 genomic DNA carries:
- a CDS encoding hydrogenase iron-sulfur subunit translates to MTEVFEPKILAICCQWCSYAAADLAGAMRLQYPPNVRIIMVPCTGRVDALHMLRPFEEGADGVLLSGCLPGDCHYKDGNLKAAKRVDYVKGMLASLGVEPERLEMYHNSSAMGPQFAQTCRDFTERIIGLGPIYGAGQKAA, encoded by the coding sequence ATGACCGAGGTTTTCGAACCTAAGATTTTGGCCATCTGCTGCCAGTGGTGCTCGTATGCGGCGGCAGATCTTGCTGGGGCCATGCGCCTGCAGTATCCGCCCAACGTGCGGATCATCATGGTGCCCTGCACCGGCCGGGTGGACGCCCTGCACATGCTGCGGCCCTTCGAGGAAGGCGCCGACGGCGTGTTGTTGTCGGGCTGCCTGCCCGGCGACTGTCATTACAAGGATGGCAATCTGAAGGCGGCCAAGCGGGTGGATTACGTCAAGGGCATGCTCGCCTCCCTGGGAGTGGAGCCAGAACGCCTGGAGATGTATCATAATTCCTCGGCCATGGGCCCTCAGTTCGCCCAGACCTGTCGGGACTTCACCGAGCGAATCATCGGCCTGGGGCCTATTTACGGCGCCGGGCAAAAGGCGGCCTGA
- the lgt gene encoding prolipoprotein diacylglyceryl transferase, whose amino-acid sequence MQQNLSHWVHDIDPVLIQIYGDFGVRYYGLAYILAFVGGYLFLRLAWRKGRSPLDPEKIDNVFLAIAGGVIIGGRLGHVLFYELGHFLGDPLMVFRLWDGGMSSHGGFIGVALALIWAARRYGLSFAELGDLICPIVPLGLMMGRVANFINGELWGTPSQAPWAVVFPRSAPPGVALEQVAARHPSQLYEAALEGLLLLLIFQWRFWFTKANKFQGRLSGEFLILYAIVRIFCEQFREPDAGLILGMSRGSFYSLFLLAWGAVLWFRSGPRVEKAPPGSKKQKNRV is encoded by the coding sequence GTGCAGCAAAACCTCTCCCATTGGGTCCACGACATCGACCCGGTGCTCATTCAAATTTATGGCGATTTCGGCGTGCGCTACTATGGCCTGGCCTACATCCTGGCCTTCGTGGGCGGCTATCTGTTCCTGCGCCTGGCCTGGCGCAAGGGCCGCTCGCCGCTGGACCCGGAAAAGATCGACAATGTGTTTTTGGCCATCGCCGGCGGGGTGATCATAGGCGGTCGGCTGGGCCACGTGCTGTTCTACGAGCTAGGCCATTTTCTGGGCGACCCGCTGATGGTCTTCCGGCTGTGGGACGGCGGCATGTCCAGCCACGGCGGGTTCATCGGCGTGGCCCTGGCCCTGATCTGGGCGGCCCGGCGTTATGGCCTCTCCTTCGCCGAGTTGGGCGACCTGATCTGCCCCATCGTGCCGCTGGGCCTGATGATGGGCCGGGTGGCCAACTTCATCAACGGCGAGCTGTGGGGCACGCCGTCGCAAGCGCCGTGGGCGGTGGTCTTCCCGCGTAGCGCACCGCCGGGCGTGGCCCTGGAGCAGGTGGCGGCCCGGCATCCGTCGCAGCTATACGAGGCGGCGCTTGAGGGGTTGCTGCTGCTATTGATTTTTCAGTGGCGATTCTGGTTTACGAAGGCAAACAAATTTCAGGGGCGGCTTAGCGGCGAATTTCTGATACTCTATGCGATAGTGCGGATCTTCTGCGAACAGTTCCGCGAGCCGGACGCCGGGCTGATTCTGGGGATGAGTCGCGGTTCATTTTACAGCCTGTTTTTGCTGGCGTGGGGCGCGGTTCTGTGGTTTCGCTCCGGCCCTCGGGTGGAGAAGGCGCCCCCCGGCAGCAAGAAGCAAAAAAATAGGGTATAG